The following is a genomic window from Verrucosispora sp. WMMD573.
CCGGGCGTAGCCAGGTGGTGAGCACCCTGGTGCTCAGCGAGGTCTGCGAGCGGATCTCCGCCGCCGAGGGTTACCGGCCGGAGGGCCAGGTCGACCCCGCGCAGGTGGCACAGGGCATCGGCCTGAACCCGGAGACCGGGTACGTGCGGCAGATCGCCGAGCTGTACACCTGCCTGTCCGGGATTCCGATCGGCGCTCCGGTGGCCCCCACCGAGCAGGAGCTGATCGACCTGGTCGCGGCGGGCAAGCGGGCCGGCGCGGTGCCACCCGAGGTGACCGTCGAGCAGGCCGCCACCCAGCTTGACGGGGATCAACTGCGCCAGGCCCTGGCCAACCGCAACTCGCTGCGTGAGGCCGTCGAGACGTACGACGTGACGGTGAACCCCCGGTACCGGCCGCTGGTGTTCCCGGTGCTGAGCTTCACCGGGCAGGCCATCGCTGTGGGCGTGCCGCTGGGCGAGCCGGCCTCCGACGCGGTCAACGACATCTCCACGCCGAGGCCACGGCCCGAGCCGGCCGTGCCGACCGACGGCTGAGCATGCCCCGGATCGTCCTGCTGGTGACCTCGCCCCGATTGCCGGCCGGGCTGTTGACGGCAGCCGCCTGGGACGTGGTACGCGCCGCTCCGGTGCTGGTCGCCGAGGAGAGCGAGCTGACCACGGCGCTGCGGTCCGCAGGCGCCGAGGTACGGGTGCTCGACGGACCGCCGGTGCCGGCACTGCTGGACGCGGCGGCGGCGCAGGACACCGTGGTCTGGCTGGCCGGCCCGGCCGGGGACGAGTCGCTGGCCCGGGAGTTGGGGCTGCGCCTGGCCCGCGAGCCGGGGCTGGCGGAGCTGGAGCTGATGTACGGCTCCTGGGATCCACCGGGCGCGCGGCTGCTGGACGCGGTGGCGGTGCTCGACCGGCTGCTCTCGCCCGGCGGTGATCCGTGGAAGCGGGCGCAGACCCACCGCAGCCTGGCCGGGTTCCTGCTGGAGGAGAGCTACGAGGCGTACGACGCGATAAGCGCGGGGGACACCGACGCGCTGCGCGAGGAGTTGGGCGACGTGCTGCTCCAGGTGGTGTTGCACGCCCGGCTGGCCGAGGAGTTGCCCGAGGACGAACGCTGGAGCATCGACGACGTGGCCGGTGCGCTGGTGGACAAGATGATCCGGCGCAACCCGCACGTCTTCGCCGGTGCCGAGGCGGGCACCCTGGAGGAGATCACCGCCAACTGGGAGCGGATCAAGCAGGCGGAGAAGGCCCGTGACTCGGTACTCGACGGCATCGCGTTGAGCCAGCCGGCGCTCGCCCTGGCAGCGAAGATCCTGGAGCGTGCCGCCCGGGTCAGCATCACGACGCCCCTGCCGTCACCGGAGGCGCAACCCGATCCCGAGACCACCCTCGGCGCCCAGCTGCTCGCGCTTGTCGCCCAGGCCCGCACGACCGGCCTCGACCCCGAAGCCGCCCTACGCCGCACCACCCTGGGGCACGCCCAAACAATCCGCACCACCGAATCCACCTGCCCACCCACCCCACCCACCCAGCTGAGTTGATCATGAGGTTAGCGGCACCGAATCCGACAATTCGCGCCGCTAACCTCATGATCAACCGGGCTGGGCTGCGCTGGGGTGGGGTGGGCTGGGGTGGAGCGCTGGCGGGCGGGTTTGGGTGGGGGTGGTTAGGGTCGGGGGGTGGAGCGGTTTCAGGTGGTGGGGGAGCGGGTTGTCGAGGCGTTGTTGGGGAGCCGTCCGGGGCTCGCCGGAACGGCGGGAGACCATCGGGTCGACGATCGGCTGCCGGACTTCTCGGGCGACGCGGTCGCGGCGGACCGGGCGATGCTCATCGACGCGGCGAGCGCCCTCGTCGAGATCGACCCCGACGACCTCGACGTCGAGGAGCGCGTCGACCACGCCCTGCTCTCCGCCCTGGTCGA
Proteins encoded in this region:
- a CDS encoding nucleoside triphosphate pyrophosphohydrolase → MPRIVLLVTSPRLPAGLLTAAAWDVVRAAPVLVAEESELTTALRSAGAEVRVLDGPPVPALLDAAAAQDTVVWLAGPAGDESLARELGLRLAREPGLAELELMYGSWDPPGARLLDAVAVLDRLLSPGGDPWKRAQTHRSLAGFLLEESYEAYDAISAGDTDALREELGDVLLQVVLHARLAEELPEDERWSIDDVAGALVDKMIRRNPHVFAGAEAGTLEEITANWERIKQAEKARDSVLDGIALSQPALALAAKILERAARVSITTPLPSPEAQPDPETTLGAQLLALVAQARTTGLDPEAALRRTTLGHAQTIRTTESTCPPTPPTQLS